One Takifugu flavidus isolate HTHZ2018 chromosome 3, ASM371156v2, whole genome shotgun sequence genomic window, TAAGCCAGTGAAATGTTCCCTTTTTGCATTTTCACAAACAGAATAAAAGTTTCACAGTCAATAGTGGACTTACCCCTTAACTAATGAAAAGGAAGCTATAAATCAGAATTTAACTTCAGGTTAGTGTTCTGCACACAGTTCTAAAACCAGTTTCTGTTGTGAGCCAGAAGAGAAAGTATTAAATTGTTACTGCAGCATGTTACGGCATTTTGTAGAAGCAGTCACTTGTGCTGGTTGTTATTGTCTCAAAAGATTGACTTGACTTCTCTTGAAATTATATTTCGACTCGTCTCAACCTCGGATTTCCACTTTATTCTCAATATAACCAACTTCTCGAAGTGCATGATTAAAAAACTCTTAAGCCTCTCATTtgccccccctacccccccccacgGGTGGCCATAATACTCTTCTGTACTGTAAGTAATAGTTAGCAGTTGTGGATCTATTATTTTGGGTTTTTGAAATTAAAGCGTGACGGTTTTAAAATGACACAGATTATGTGTTGAATTAGCATGAAATTGCtaattgaagaaaaaaacaagggtGCTCGCCCTCTAGCTCTGTCCTCAAACATTCAAAAGGCTTTTTGTGACTTtgaaaaaagaccaaatgacATTCTTTAGGGCATTTAATGGTGCTTGTTTTAGCATAGACTGCAAACATTAGCTTTTGCTCAATTGCCATTGGCTTTTGTATCGTGAGAACCAGCTGAGAAAGTTTTCTTAAATGTGTTATGTGTTTAAGATGACTACTAAGTAAAACTGATACCAAACTTTCTTTAGAAAGTTAATAGTTTGTTATggcaaattattatttttttaaaaactgtaatTGTTCTGCGCCGCAAAAATGATCATTGCAGACGCACCATTAGAGTTAAGCTGCCATGCAGCACTGTCCAATTTTACTGGATTATTGTGTGGCTTAAATTCCTGACTGAATCTAAATACTGATCGATTTatctcatctttaaatttaatgtGAAACCATTTGGACCAGCCATATGGATATTACTGTATTTTCAGCAGATGTAATTTGAAGATGTGGCTTCAACAAGGAAAAGAaacatgctgctgttgttggatGCAAATATTACACTCTGAATCAGATTATCTACCGGTATATTTATATCGTGTCTGTCACAAtgaaaattgtctctaggcacaaaaaaaaaaaaatccggtCTTTTGATTTTTGAGGTTTTGAAGGGTGTATAAGGTATGCACGCACGGTATCGTCATCTGTATCACCTGGACAATAGTGATCCGAGTGAAAATATCAAAGCAAAATTCCAATTGTGATCTAACAGATATCTGATGAACAGatggaaatggaggaaatacGTTTGACCAAAAACCTTTTTCACAATCTGACCATCTGTGAGCTGTGAGGCAACATTTTGCACTTATAAGATATTCACCTGAATGTAGACTTCCATCTCTATAACCTGTATTATAGACATATATTTACTATATTTTACTATCAATGTGCCATCACATTTTGTCATATCTgaaagtttttttccccaagagGAAAGATTTGCACAAGAAATGATGGATGATCGATGTTTTTGATTGAGTGTTGTGGACTTAATTTCTAAtccatgtatgtatgtgtgtttgttgaaTATACATTTAtacttttaaaatattgttttccctcatgttattattattgcccCTGTTTGTTCCATaattgtgacttttttttaataaatctgcCTGTGAGCAACATTTCACTGATCAACATGTAACACAGTTCTCAACCCCTTTAAAAAATAGTAATCGATGTATCTATGTCAAAGCTGCAAAAGGACATTAACGGCTTTATCACCTATAATCCAATTATGGAGTTGTATTTGTTGGACATGCTGTGCACATATTTTAGAAACATTGCAGTGCATGCTTCTGCATCAGAGCTAAGCAAACAATAGCAGTGTTGTACATTCATTCCAGGGTTatatttctgtaaaaaaaacatatttacgTTCATCTGCTACAATAAAAGGGCAGTTTTCTGAACCGGTCTATCTGTGACTGCAAGTTGTTGTGTGGTGTCACTAATGGGTGTGCAAGAGATGCACCACTGCCCAAGAATAAAGGCCTACTGCACTGGTTTTCAGATCAAACTAATTTTTCAGCCCATAATCGTCCAACTTACGATAAAAAATTTCAACAACTGACTACAGACAGTTGACTCCTCCCCTCACCTATgatcatgagctttgggtcatgaccgaaagaacaagatcacgggtacaagcggctgaaatgagcttcctccgtagggtggctggatagggagagagagatagggtgagaagctctgccatccgggaggagctcggagtagagccgctgctcctccgcgttgagaagagccagatgaggtggcttgggcatctagtcaggatgcccccagggcgcctccctggtgaggtgttcagggcatgtccctccggtaggagacccccgggaagacccaggacacgttggagagactatgtctctcgactggtctgggaacgcctggggatccctccggatgagctggaagaggtagctggggtgagggaagtctgggcttctctgcttaggctgctgccccgcgacccgaccccggataagcggtagaggatgatggatggatggatggatggatggactacAGACATTTCACAAGAAACACCATCTCTTTAATGGAACACAGTGGGACCTGGTGTACATTTAAATCATAAACCTAATAAAAAACAAGGCCGTTCACACAATTTTGCGAATTTTCAGAAGAGGGTAGCAAGGGGGATTATTCAGCAGTTTCTTAAAggatttaaaaagtgaaatgaCATGGtccaggaaacacaaacatcatgATCCAACGTTGTCAATTCAATTCCACGATACATGAAGGTGCTGTGACTGGAATCATCAATTCAGCATTTGAAGGATTATTCCTTGTTGTCTCACAGCAGGCCTCTGGCCTTTTGATCACATGTGGCAGTGAAAGTCTATGCAAGATGTCGCAGGACGTCCAAAGGTCGTCGACGTACACGACACCCTGCTGAGCTAGAAGCAAATGCAACTTTTCCAGGAGCATTATTAGCAAGAAGCTTGTCAGTAGAAATATAAGGCACATTAGTGGTCATTAGTCATGTAGCTAAAAAGTTGTGATAACCAAAATCAACAAATTTCCCCATTATAAAATCCTTTTCTACAACAAATTACACAGAAACTACAAGGATGGAACTGTTTCCCAAAATGTGGGTTAGTTAATCTTGCTGAAATTAAGTTcagaagtagaaaaaaaaaaaaaagagtagcCCTTTAATTTAGCCTTCAAACAGTTCTGGCTACTTCAACAGTTCATCGCTGGCAGTTTGGACCGAGGGTGTATTTTTCCTTCAGTAGTAAAATCTTTAGACaaaacaggaccctgctgacccaAAAGAAACTTGATTTGCTCCAGAATCAGATGATGGAAAAACTGTCTTCAAAATGGTTTAGAGCTCCGTGTCATCGCTGCTTTCCCAAGATGTGAGACTTGCAGATTTTTGAAGGAGGGGTCTGTGCTTGTGTCAGGAGTCATCTCCAACTTCTTCATTGATCACCTGCCGGTATCTCTGGTTGCCCACCGGCTCTTTCTGACAGCAGATAATGCCAAGTAGGataatgatgaggaggaggagcaggcagcCAGACAATGCCAGACTGATGACCACttctataaataaaaacataaaatttAAAATCAGCATTCTGTGACACCTTATTCACATTGTGCTTTAATTGTCTATTGAAAGTGTTACCCCGATTTTCTGAGGATAACTGACACTCCTTGTTGCGATCGTCTGAGATGGAGAGATGTGTGATCCTCACAAAATCCTCTAGGGGGCAGTCGAGAGCGCAGCCCGGTAACTGCACGGGGTACGGATCCACCGTGCTGTCATTCCGGTAAAACATCATAACTGAAGCGGAGCTGCACGCACAGAGAGGGAAAGACTCAGGGTTACTCTCCGCCATACACACCATTACATGTGACGCCCTTCAATGCATATCGCCTTTTAAAATTTCCCTCACTTATTATtgtaacccccccaaaaaacactgAAGCCATATTTACGAGGTGATCTGATTAATCAGGAAACCTATAAACTGTTACACTTCAACATGACAATGATATTTGCCTATACATTGGATTTATGTGTTGACTTTAGTTTGAAGCGTGTGCTTTACCCATTGCCGTTTGTGTACAGTTCAAATATGTGACAGGCAGCATAAGGAGGCTGTTTCCTGTTAAACACATCCAGGCTGACTTGAAGAGCGATGACAGTGGTGTCATGCTGGGAGCACAAGGGGACAGGTTAGCTTATTAAAacgaggaaaaaaaatctgttgaaATAACTTTGAATATCAAGTGCTGATAACGAAAACTCTTGTACTCTTAACATTAATGTTAATGAGCTCACCGCCGACAGCAtcatcatttttaacctttgcTTTGGGTCTGGGGTGGCCATCTTGGAAAGATTCTTCACTATTTCACCCAAAAGGACACCTTGAAACACAATCATGGGCAGGAACATAAAGGCTTGACAACCAAGGAAACAcatttaacccttgtgtggtgttcgggtctgtgggacccagcttgtgttgtgcacctgaatgggttaaatttcaagttcaaagaaataaaagtcagtagttttgaaaaaccttgcttcaccTGTcaatttgtttccactcatatcttgattttaattgattttctttattatgttttaaataataagttataaatgtgacctaacaaaggtaaagggcaaatattaaccatatatattgtttatactgcttgtaattgggataaggtaaacatctgtccagtattttaacataaaagtgtttgattgtgaggcattaaaagccacaaaatgcaacgggtccatcagacccacaaacgctggctgagtaacaacaatagGAACATTACATAAGGGTTAACAAATGTGCAATTGGAAGTGACTCTGTTTGGATTTTTACACATAACCATCTCTAGAGAAATATTAGTACAACTAAGAAGAAAACGAAAGCAGCAGAGTACCGCACCATGTGCTAATCTGACTTGTTGCTCAACTGGCAACAGGAAAATGAGCCAAATCTTTGAGCAGGATAAGAAAATGACTGCTCTGTTGACACAGTGTCTGCTGCACCATGACGACAGGGTCAGAATGGGATGGCAGAAAGGGCATCTGAAAAGGTTTCTGACTGGctgtgtggagggaaaaaaaacagtcgcTTGCTGTCAGGATCAACCTGGTGAATGACACGTGGGCCTCTCCTGTTACGGCACAGCGTGTGAGGAAAAGCGTGCACTGTCAACAGCATGGGAGAACCCTTCCCCACCACTTTTGATAACAACACTTGTTTCAAAATGTTTCACCAGATGTCTCATGAAGTAATTTGACATGTTCGTTAAAACCTCACACTAGTGCGTAATGTTTGCAGTACAAACCTCCCTGAAGCCTGCTCTTTTCTCGCTGTTTGTAGATCCCAAATGGAACCTGGAGAATTTGGAGATCAAACAATACACTCAGCTCTGGAACGGCATTGAGGCCAACACAAGTCACGTGGAATTGCAAGTTACTTTTAAACTTTTACCTCCAATGAAAAGTCCCTGAGCACTTCGAGCTTCTCCAATAGGTCTGGAGTCACCCAGTCGGGTAAGGTCAAGTTATGCTGGGACTGCATTTATATGAGACGGGAGGATGGTACAGAGAGGTTATCTTGCTGTCTTGTTTGTACTCATGATGTCCCTGACTGCAATACACCAGTTTGTCTGCGCTGTGTCCAGAGTTTACAACTAAAAACAACAATACTATACTGCTTATTCTACAGAATACTGATTTGGTTACACCACAATGTCAGCAAAGACCCTTGTGATGAAgataaaaaggggggaaaaaaattcaaaaattgGTCAGGCCTGTTCCACAAGTATAGATGAAGCCAAAACAGCTTAAAACTTAGTTTGGGGCtgatttccctggtggacaccccctaaagggatcaataaagtactcttgaatcttgaaaaaTTTTTCAAAGTAAACAGAGCATTTATGGATATCCCTGATGGATATTTGCTTAAAAAGGCAAGTCCCTACTTGGATGGGAGAACCAGTTTCTACAAGTTTTAATTCTTTACTGCGAATGCTTTGTGCTGAAGTGTGCGTGTTCCCACCTCACAGAAAAGCGTATCATACACGCTCCAGACTGACTTCACATCAGTGTCATTCTGTCCTGTTTTATTCCTCACCCACTCTATAGTGTCCTGAAATTGAGCAAGACTTCAATTAGGGCTACATTACTGGGCTGAAAATGGTGGAGTTAGAGGATGGTAGGTATTTGCAACTGAAAATAATTCATACTAGTTCATCAACTGATACttttgtgattaaaataaacactacaaaacaaaaaaaattgcatAATTGAGTACCTCGTATTTTTTGGTGATATTAACAAATTCCTCTGTGTGTTCCGTCTCCTCCATCAACTGTTTGTAGCGAGGACATTCACCAATCGGAAAAGAGAGAAGCTACAAGAAGAAATGCAAGTTTCTGTTTCATGTGAATCAAACTGCAAAGAAAGCAACAAAGTGCCTACCCTGTCTTCACTTAACGGTACAGTGTGCACGGGTATCGGCTGCCATTTTAGGTCTGGTTTGAAAGTCTGCTGACTTGGAGGTGGATAGAGGCCTGGATGATGAATTAGAAACATGGTAACAGTTAAAGGGAGGACTGGAAATGGTGATAACTACAAGGAACAGTAGTCAGACCTGCAAGATTGGCTTCCGCGCTCATCAGGGTGCGATCATAATCTGTACTTCGAACTGAAATCTGCAACCGACAACAATATATAGTTTCCAGGAATTCCAGTATCAATCTGAGATGCAATTAACACAAATACTGCAGAGGTGGCTTTGTCCCAAACATTAACATACATCTGTCACACCTACCTCATGTCTTTCATAGGATTCATTGAGAAATCCTTTATAGCGATTCCTCAGGAAAGTGCCAAGCTCATAGTGTTGCCTCATTCCCTTCTGAAACATATCAAAAACTCACATTTATCCACAAAACATTGTTGGGGATAAATGCAGAATATAGAACACATAATGGTGAATACACTGACTGATGTGACTATGATTCTAATCTGAAGAACTCATATCCAAGAATGAAAGGACACACGACAAGGACATGATGCATATTGTTTGGACTGTAGTCACTCATAATGGGAAAAACCAATACCTGCGACAGCTGCCCAAATCCTTGTGGCCAGTCCTTCTCCTGGTAGGGGTCCGTAGGATAGGCTCTTATTGGTGAGCGGTCACCATGTCGAAACAACTGCAACGCAATAGAAACGTCACCTAAATCTAACTTCCTTCCTTTAGTGCAACTACAACAAGCCAAGCACTCACAAACTTATATAGTGCAATTCACAATCAAAATCAACTTTAAATGTCTCCTGAACTATCATTTTCTGTTTATCTGAATGGATTCTGAAAGCAAAGCAGTTTTTAGTGTTGCATAGTGGTGTATAACCTCAATTTTATTGTGATCTGCATCAAAATAATTGTCACAATACTGCACAGACGTGTGTAATCTGGCTACAAATGTGTGTGAGCTCCATTAATAATAATCCCAGTAAAGTCCGAATCCAGTCTAATGCATGATCTATTAAAAGCTGGCcaaagaggcagaaaactgCAAACTGCGTTAACCCAGTCGCCATATTTTAACAAGTGAGATGAGTCGTTTTATGACATTGGGACAAATACAGACATGGCAAATGCTAATTTGGTTCCGTGGTGGAGACTTTTACTGCAGTGTTTGAAAAAGGTGCGCCTTTATATATATGATTAGACAGTAAAATCCACGCTGCTGAAACGACCAACACTTCCATGCCCTACAAGAGAGATGATAGATACGCAGTCCTACGGTATTTGTGTACACTAAGGTTGAGGTTTCCCGTGTTATTTCACCCAACATCAcaagttagcatgctaatttgGTTGCAGCGTCCGTTACGTCACAGAGTAGCCGTAGCCAAGCCTACAAAGATTGACAAACCTCCCCGGGCTAGACAACAAATACATACTACTCACCACAGTCACGTATGCTAATTTTTTGTCAGCTGCGATATTTCCACAGAGAGAAACCACTAGCGCAACACAGAAGGCTGCCAAAGACACCATGGTTCCCACCGCCCACTGCTGACTGGGGCTCCGGAGAGGTGGTGTGTTTTATCCCAGGCGATATCTGCGAAGCTTTAATAACTAGCGAGGAGCCGTCTCCCGTTTGGACCAATGAGGTCCCGATCTCCTGCTCGTTTCTAAGAGCCGCCATCCTATTGGTCCAATCCTCAAAAAATATTAATAAGAGCCGCCAACTGATTTGCCCAATTTTATAAATATTCATAAGCGCGTGAAACGCTTGGCTGGGATAATATACCCGGAAGCCATACCACAAAAACCAATACACACATTCAACAAATGTACCCGGCAGACTTATCAAAATATCGATAACGTAGCCCGAGGTAAAACATATTCTAGGTTCATTAGGCCTCAGTCGGTTAGCATCATTGGTCATTAACTGAACTGAATAGGTATATTTAGCCTAGCTGAAGAGCAGTGACATCTACAGACCCACACATCTTTTGCTCATGATTTACATgtaaatttttcttttttctttactcCAATGATAGTTTGACTGCTGAACCTGGTGTGTGAAATAACGTATAGCATTTTCATGGTAGGTCATAAGATCCACATATCAGGGAGCGTTTCTTCGTGAGAATAGTTCTTTAAAATGAGCACAGCCATCCGATGTCATGTGCTGATGCAATGAAAAACAGTGTTTTGCAAGGCACCAGCAGCAAACTGCAGACTCTGTGACAGAATGGGCAATCTCCCTCGTTGGTCCTTGAAGCATAAGTTTAACCCGCAGGAACGGGAGGGGGTACAACTGTATGTTTTACACTGCTGATCACTCTGTCTATAAGGGTTTCGGATATTAGATGTTCTCCAATATAATACATTGAAAAATACGGCTGTGGAGGGCCATTCATGCGTACTGTCATACACACATAAGCCTCCTGAACACAGACATTCTATGACCATATGTGGGAATCTGCTATTCATTCTCTGCTAAGCAAATTTTTTAGTTGCAGTCAGTTGCAATAGACGCCATGCTAAAGTTCCTGCACTCTAGCTAAGATGCTCTATGCTTTAGTTTTTCAGATTGTTATGCATTTAACTACATCAATACATAAATGTCCTCTAGAGGGCATTGATGTTTGAGATTTTAATCTAATTCAGTTTAGGGCAAAAATTGTTCAACATTGGCACTTGCTAAAACACCCCAGGTTAATATAAACACAACATATTGATTGACACACAAAAGAACTAGTGGTATCGCTACTCGATATCAGTGGGTACTCACTCTTCAGTACCCATATTTGGTCTGACAAAAGTGGCATCGAACATCCCTAATAAATAGATATTTCAATTTCACAAGTTGCAAGTTGCACTTGCAAACACTACAGGTCAACGTTGTTTTGAtcactactgctgctattactacctCCACCGCCAAAAATGATTATTATAATTCTGTGTGCCTCCTaggccacaaaaacacacaccaaaatgtGCATGGCGAATCAA contains:
- the acp2 gene encoding lysosomal acid phosphatase, with translation MVSLAAFCVALVVSLCGNIAADKKLAYVTVLFRHGDRSPIRAYPTDPYQEKDWPQGFGQLSQKGMRQHYELGTFLRNRYKGFLNESYERHEISVRSTDYDRTLMSAEANLAGLYPPPSQQTFKPDLKWQPIPVHTVPLSEDRLLSFPIGECPRYKQLMEETEHTEEFVNITKKYEDTIEWVRNKTGQNDTDVKSVWSVYDTLFCESQHNLTLPDWVTPDLLEKLEVLRDFSLEVPFGIYKQREKSRLQGGVLLGEIVKNLSKMATPDPKQRLKMMMLSAHDTTVIALQVSLDVFNRKQPPYAACHIFELYTNGNGSASVMMFYRNDSTVDPYPVQLPGCALDCPLEDFVRITHLSISDDRNKECQLSSENREVVISLALSGCLLLLLIIILLGIICCQKEPVGNQRYRQVINEEVGDDS